The genomic window TCACATCACCCCTATTCCTCGTGGAAGGCCACTATGCGGCAGATACAGGATTCGCCGCCTACAAACCTCCAGGGGAAACATCCGATTACGGTCCTCTTGTTCAGAAGTTTGTCTATGTCTCCGCCCAGATTTTCGGCATGGATTATATCATGTGGGAACAGCTGCACATGCATTAGCTGGTAATGGCTCGGGGGAAATATATCATCGAGGCCCTTACCGTATTTGTTCTTCAGGTACTCGTCGGCTTCTTTCGCCTGGGCCGGCATCCAGTCCCTTATCTTGGTGTTCATGGGATGGTCGGCGGAACCGCAATCCACGCCGAGCCATTTGAATTTCATCTTCCTGCACCAGTCCGCAAATTCCATGGTGGGGCCGGGATGTTTTATCATGTAGCGGACTTCATCGGCTTCGGGCTGGTCGAAAGAATAATGGTGATACCCTGTATGTATTATCAGGATATCCCCTTCCCGCACATCGGCCCGTTCCATGATGTCTTTGGATGTGTAAATACCGTAATCTTCCGCTATGTCACTCACATCCACCACAACCCCCGGAGCTACCAGTTCTTCCAGGGGAATGCTGGCGATATCCCTGCCGTGAGTGCAGAAATGCAGGGAACCGTCGAGGTGAGTACCTACATGGTTACTGTGGGTCAAAAGCTGGCCGTTGGCACCGTTAGGCGCCAGTCTCTTGAAAAATTTTATCTGCAGCGGTTCGTAGGTTGGCCACGGTGGAGAAAGATGGCTCAAAGGCTGAGTTAAATCATACATTTTAACATGATCCAGGAAACTCATCAAGAAGACCTCCTCTTTTATTTAAATGTAGCTATTGAATATTAGCTACTAAAGGCCATATTCCTCGGCGAAGGCCACCAGAGCATCTTCGAAGCATTTGGCCGGCGGATGCACCAGACCCGCACCCACCTGACCCACGCCGGGGTCTTTGTGGGCAATACCGGTGTTGATTATGGGTAGTATGCCGGTTTCTATCACTTTTTGGATATCGATTCCAGTGGGAGTGCCCCTGAAATCCAGATATGGAATGGAATAGGCCCTGTTTTCGGCTGTGGTTATTTCATACATGCTCAGGGTATAGTTCAGTGCATCTTTAACATTGCCTCCTACGAACTGCACGATGGCCGGGGCCGCTGCCATGGCAAATCCTCCGATGCCCACGGTTTCGGATATAACGCTGTCCCCGATATCAGGATTGGCATCTTCGGGGCCGTAGCCCGGAAAATAGAGGCCTTCCACCTTCTCGGCAGGGGCGGTAAACCACCGGTCTCCAAGACCTGCCACTCTAATACCGAAATCGGTGCCGTTTCTTGCCATGGTGGTAACTATGGTGCTCTCCCTTATATTTTTACCTGCGTCAGCGGTGGCCTTACATGCCGCCATGGAAAGATTTAAAAAGAAATGGTCATTGCCGTTAATGAACTCAAAAACTTTTGCCACATCTTCTTTAGTCAGGCTGCTTTTGACCAGGCCCGGTGCTATCTGCCTCATAAACAGCGAGGTGCCGGCCCTGTTCCTATTGTGGCATTCATCCCCCATCATCATAGCCTGAGTCTGCAGGTTTTTCACATCGATTTCTCCAACTATGTCCAGGGCCTCTTTTAAAGCGGGCCCCAGCACTTTTTCCATCCACCGCAGCCTTTCGATAACCTCGGGACCGTAAGCCCCGAAGCGCAGGGCTTTCCCCAGACCCTCGTTGAGGTTGCAAAAAGCTTTATTCCCGTAGGTCTTGTTCTCCACTATGAACACCGGCATGGATGCCGATGTAACTCCAGCCATGGGGCCTACCGCATCGTGATGATGGCATGAATCAAAGCTTATTTCCCCCGACGAGGCCAGTTCTTCCGCTTCCTTGATATCTTTCGCCAGGCCTTCATAAATGAGAGCCCCCATCACCGCACCTCTCATGGGGCCGGACATTCTTTCCCATGTGACGGGCGGGCCCGAGTGAAGTATGGTCTTTTTGGTCATCCCCGGCACTGTATCCAGGGCTTTGCCGATGCCCACCAGCACCGGTCTGCTGTTTAAAAATCTTTCCACCACCTGATTATTGGCTTTTTGTATATCCAATTGCTTACCCCCTACTTCTTAAGTTTATTTAAAATGCTCAAAAGTCTTTGATTCCCCCCTGCAGGAGGCCTGAACTTCACGTGAATAACCGGTACATTCAGTGATTTAAGGTCATCCCGGAAAACCGCAAGACCGATATTTACCACTTTCAAATCTTGTTTAAACAGGTCATTTATCTTTGACATAATATGGCTTTTTCTTCACCTGCCTTTACTTATGATTTCCAGGCAAGTTTTCACTGCTCTGGCATTGGTAGATGCCACGATGGCGCCGGAATTTTCCAATTTTTCCTTCTGCGCATCATAATCCTGGGGGTCATCAAAAGTGCCGCACAGGGATATGACCACCGGCAGGTAGTCCCCTCTTTTTGCAGCGATTTCCTTAGCCTTTACTATATACGGCGCCAGCTCTCCGGCAGGGTCTATATTGGCTCCGTATCCCAATACCACATCCATCAGCACAACAGCCGTTTCAGGGTCCCGGGCCTCTTTTAAGAGCCTTTCCTGGCGGGCGGTGAAGTCTATCATGGGATGGGGCCTACCCCTGGTGAACTCGTCATCTCCCATGTCGATGATGGTATGCTCTTTGCTGATATCCTTTGAAGGCAATTTTTCTTCCGGTAGAATCGGTGTGGCGGAATACACCTTCCCAAGCACCCTTTTCATCAAGACCATGGCCTCATCGCACAGGCTCCCGCCGGAATAAAGACCTCTTATATATTTCTGGCGAGGCATTAATTTTGCGGCTTCCTCCCGGGCCTTTAGACTCAATTCCTTTTCTTCGGTATCCTGCGGTGCAGGACCATAGGCTATCTCGTAAGCCTTATATGCTGTTTCTTCCAGGGTGCTGGCGGTTTCAAACCCCTTGCCCCGCGCAAGTTCTAAATCCGCTCCTATAAAATGCACCAGTACTTTCTTCCGGCTGTCCTGCGCCAGTTTTAAAATTTTATCCATGACTTCCCCCGCAGGGGGTTTTGATACGAGCACCACAACATCGGTAGCCTCATCGGCTAAAAGGGCTTCCAGTCCCATAGCCATCATGATGCCCCCCACCTCAGCCTTCAAATCCCGGCCTCCGGTACCGATAAGCTGGGAAACGCCTCCTCCCAGGCGACCTATTATGGAGGATATTTCCTGGCTGCCGGTGCCCGATGCGCCTACAATTCCTATTTTGCCCCGGGGCACCTTATTGGCAAAGGCCAGGGGAACACCGTTGATAATGGCGGTGCCGCAGTCGGGGCCCATCATAAGAAGACCCTTTTCCTGCGCTATTTTCTTTAACCGTATCTCATCCTCCAGTGAAACATTGTCACTGAAAACCATCACATGCCGCCCGGCGTTGAGGGCCTTTTCCGCCTCTGCCGCCGCGTACATACCGGGCACCGATATCAACACCATGTTGGCATCAGGCATATAGGACAGGGCCGAATCCAGAGTGGGCGGATCATAATCCTGGCCGCCGGTGTTCCTGCGGTTGAGAAGTTCATCCACTTTTGTCCGGGCCGCCTCCAATTGGACGGCAGTCTCAGCCCGGAGGGCAATAACGAGATCACTGGGAGTGCAGCTTTCCACCTCTTCATTGGATAAATCCACATTTTTTAAAAGTTCCTTGTTGTAGTCAGTGGCCATGACCACCACCGCTTCATTAACGCCTTCCATGGATTTTACGGCTTTTGACACTGTCATAAGGACCACTGAATCATAAAAAGAGTTCTTTTTAACAATAATAATATTACTTTTCATGATATTTCCATGGCTCACCTCCACAATTATTTTCAAATATTGAGGATAGAGCTGTGTAAATCCCCCATACCATATATGTTCCTGAAGTGCTGCCTATGGAAAATACCCTCAGGGCAGCATCCGCTAATCTCTTTTTTTCAATACCGCAAGAAAAAATGCATTCCAGCAGGTCCGTCAAAGCTTTGGGCCCTTCTCCCAGGGCAGCGGCCTTTAGCATCTGCCGGCTTATGATATGGGTTTTCGAGGCGTTGCTGCGGATAAAATAAAGAAAACCATCAACCAGGGCAGAAATATCCACCACAGGATATACGGCCTTGTCGGCGGGGTCCGGTGCATCTTTTTCTCCCGTCGAATCCGCCCGGGATCTGGACTCTAAATATATATATGAATAGATTACAGCCAGCATAAAACCCGATAAAAAATCATCTCCGGAAGGGGTCAGCCCCTGCCCTAGGCCTATCAAACTTCGGGCCGAGGGGGGAAACTGTGTTGGAACCGGCTTATCCCTGCAAAATTCACCCCAGTCCCGTACAAAACAAGACAATCTGCTATATATGCCCAAATTATCATATGCTATACGGCCATTAGCCTCTTTTAAAAATCCGCCCAACAGAAAAATGTTTTGTTTTACGTTTTTTATATTTTCCGGCACCGGAATATGGGGTTTGAAATTATAAATATCTATGTGCTCAAAATCCATGATTTCCAGGCCATTTACCCGGAAACCACCGCCATCCCAGCATATAGCACGGGTTGCCTCCAGTTCCCTCCATACCGGTTTACCATCCCAAATACATATGGTATAGGGCCCCAGATATTCCCGTGTGTTTACAAATCCGAGAAGTTCCCCATGAAATTCAGCATTAAAGGCTTTGCTGAAGACCGAGTGGATTTTTCCTTTTGGAAAATTTTGCAATATATCAAGGGCTCTACTACCGATGATGGCCTTCATATACGGTCCCTGCCATTAAATACAATCTTGATATATATAATTTCGGTTTTTTACCCGCCAATCCTTTGTGATTTATTAACAATATTCATCTGAGCGTTTTGGTGCAATATTCATAAAATAAAGTATGGCTTCAAGCACCCCGCCACCTATAGCCCGGGCCTTATCGGATATGGTATAGCAATAGTCCACAATCTGTCTCGGGTCTACATCGCCTATTTTCATACCCTTGAAAACCTCAGTCCCGTCTCTTATCATGCCCCTTACCACACCATCAATAGAGGCTTCTACAGGAGTTCCCGATACCTCAGCCACCACGCAGTCTGCCTTTACAGTGCTTCCGATATCATGGAAAACCTTAATTTTACCATCTGCAGGGGCATAAATAACTCTTTCTTTAGAAAATCCAAGAATCTCTCCCGGTATGCCGGTATTTTCCCGAGCTCTGCCGGAAAATATGACCTTACCCAGATTATGCCCTCTTTGAGTTTCCACCACGGCGTGGCAGTCCAGCCCTGCGCAGAATCCCGGGCCTACCCCTATCACTATTGGCGCCATGTCCATACTCGTGCCGAGGTTCTTTTTTGCCATTATGGCATCCACCAGCGCCAAAGGTTTTAGCTCATCGAGTAGCCTGGCTTCAGGATCTATCAATACGGCAATGGAATTTTCACTGATGATTTTC from Biomaibacter acetigenes includes these protein-coding regions:
- a CDS encoding cyclase family protein: MSFLDHVKMYDLTQPLSHLSPPWPTYEPLQIKFFKRLAPNGANGQLLTHSNHVGTHLDGSLHFCTHGRDIASIPLEELVAPGVVVDVSDIAEDYGIYTSKDIMERADVREGDILIIHTGYHHYSFDQPEADEVRYMIKHPGPTMEFADWCRKMKFKWLGVDCGSADHPMNTKIRDWMPAQAKEADEYLKNKYGKGLDDIFPPSHYQLMHVQLFPHDIIHAENLGGDIDKLLNKRTVIGCFPWRFVGGESCICRIVAFHEE
- the fdrA gene encoding acyl-CoA synthetase FdrA encodes the protein MTVSKAVKSMEGVNEAVVVMATDYNKELLKNVDLSNEEVESCTPSDLVIALRAETAVQLEAARTKVDELLNRRNTGGQDYDPPTLDSALSYMPDANMVLISVPGMYAAAEAEKALNAGRHVMVFSDNVSLEDEIRLKKIAQEKGLLMMGPDCGTAIINGVPLAFANKVPRGKIGIVGASGTGSQEISSIIGRLGGGVSQLIGTGGRDLKAEVGGIMMAMGLEALLADEATDVVVLVSKPPAGEVMDKILKLAQDSRKKVLVHFIGADLELARGKGFETASTLEETAYKAYEIAYGPAPQDTEEKELSLKAREEAAKLMPRQKYIRGLYSGGSLCDEAMVLMKRVLGKVYSATPILPEEKLPSKDISKEHTIIDMGDDEFTRGRPHPMIDFTARQERLLKEARDPETAVVLMDVVLGYGANIDPAGELAPYIVKAKEIAAKRGDYLPVVISLCGTFDDPQDYDAQKEKLENSGAIVASTNARAVKTCLEIISKGR
- a CDS encoding DUF2877 domain-containing protein, coding for MKAIIGSRALDILQNFPKGKIHSVFSKAFNAEFHGELLGFVNTREYLGPYTICIWDGKPVWRELEATRAICWDGGGFRVNGLEIMDFEHIDIYNFKPHIPVPENIKNVKQNIFLLGGFLKEANGRIAYDNLGIYSRLSCFVRDWGEFCRDKPVPTQFPPSARSLIGLGQGLTPSGDDFLSGFMLAVIYSYIYLESRSRADSTGEKDAPDPADKAVYPVVDISALVDGFLYFIRSNASKTHIISRQMLKAAALGEGPKALTDLLECIFSCGIEKKRLADAALRVFSIGSTSGTYMVWGIYTALSSIFENNCGGEPWKYHEK
- the yqeB gene encoding selenium-dependent molybdenum cofactor biosynthesis protein YqeB — translated: MKINENTTVVIRGAGDLATGIAHRLYRCGFKIIMLEVRQPMAIRRRVALSEAVYDGTITVEGVTARFAQDVAQALKIISENSIAVLIDPEARLLDELKPLALVDAIMAKKNLGTSMDMAPIVIGVGPGFCAGLDCHAVVETQRGHNLGKVIFSGRARENTGIPGEILGFSKERVIYAPADGKIKVFHDIGSTVKADCVVAEVSGTPVEASIDGVVRGMIRDGTEVFKGMKIGDVDPRQIVDYCYTISDKARAIGGGVLEAILYFMNIAPKRSDEYC